The Castanea sativa cultivar Marrone di Chiusa Pesio chromosome 4, ASM4071231v1 sequence GTTGATTAGAACAGCAATGCATGCTTATACCTTATAAGTTGTAATTCTAGGAATTAAAGTTCAAGTTTTTAACTTCATTTAACAATGCTTTCTACCATGCACTGCATTAGAGATACAAACAAATAATTTGATGAATTCATGTTAAAAGCTGTGGATGAAAATTTTGCCATATAGTGCTCACTCACTCCTCGGGTTAGGTGTAGCACTTAACAATATAAAATTGCTATATAGGTTAAGCATTCAGACATTCTGATTGATCTCTGAAAGGACAAAGAATGTCTAGTACTTTACATTATTGTCATGACGCCTATCTGTTTCTGACACAATTCCATTATTTACTTCAATCACTTATCTCCTTTTGATATGTATGTCAGGGCACAATTAACGATGAATCTGGAATGGATTCTTCCTCACCATCTGGGGACATGCTAACATGTTCTAGGCCCTTGATAGAGAGGCGGCTGAGGCCACCGCATGACCAAGCTCTCAAGTGTCCAAGGTGTGACTCAACGCACACTAAGTTTTGCTACTACAACAACTACAGCCTCTCTCAGCCAAGGTACTTTTGCAAGACTTGTAGAAGGTATTGGACCAAAGGTGGGACCCTTAGGAACATTCCTGTGGGTGGTGGGTGTAGAAAGAACAAGAAGGTTTCATCTAAAAAACCCAATGACCAACCCAACCAAAACCACCTCGGATCATCCTCATCATCTCACAACCCTACTGATCTTCAGCTTTCATTTCCAGAGGTGCAATATTCACAGTATAGTAATATACTTGGCACAAACGGGACACTTGGTAACCCTACTTTCATGGAGGCTAAGTATAATAATAATGGAATGCTTGAGAATTCCATTAGGCCTATTGATTTTATGGAGAATAAGTTGGAAGCTATAGTTGGGAATTCTAGGAACTATGATTTCATGGGGAATGGTGATCACTTAGGTATGGTTGGTGGGCTTGGTGATCATCTTAGTGGTCATAGTTTGGCACCACATTTTGGTCTTTGCTCTCCATTTGGGATGTCCAATATTGATGGGAATAGTGGGACTTTCATGGACACATGCCAGAGGTTAATGCTACCATATGATCATGCAAATGATCAGGACCATAATGCAATGGATGTAAAGCCAAACACTAAGCTCTTGTCCCTTGATTGGCAAGACCAAGGTTGTTCTGATGCTGGAAAGGACTCGTTTGCTTATATCAACGGTCTAGGATCTTGGTCTGGCATGATGAATGGTTATGGACCATCCACGACTAATCCATTAGTTTAAGCTAGTTTATCTTGAGTACCTATCCACAAAGTCAAAGGTTTATCATCATGGGTTGGTGTGATTAATGACTTAATCATTCGCATAAATTAATCTTAGATTGTCCAACTGTCTCTGTATCTATATGCCTTTGATGGAAAGgttgttttttgtgtttctctTTCTATGAAGGTGGTCTTATCACAATCTCAGCGTGAATGAGAAGCATTATGGTCCAAAAACGACTGCCCTCAGCGCCTTACTATtggttttttgtaatttaatatttaatctcTTCGTTCTAATTTGTTGTCTTGTGTGTAAGACATTCAAAGCTCTAGGATTTTGTTGTAATCTCGAGGAAGATATAGTAGTGCTATTCCGGTTTAAAAAAATGCCTCATAGTAGTGTTTAGTCTATCagatctttatatatatatgcttttgtCTCTGTGTTTTAGTGAGTGATTAAGagctatattattatttatttgcaaAAGCAATTCAACTACATTGCCTACGTGGTTAGGATTGTTTGAGACATGGAAGGaaatcaaaacaaagttttcaGTAAAAAGCAAACATTCTCTTTGTGTTGCGTGTCGTTTGCATAATTGCATGTGGCTCCAAATATTACACTTTGATGGCCTATAATTATCTATTGGTTAATTAAAGATATTGATAACATCGAAGCTTGGATATAAATTTGTCTTGTTATATACTATATaggaatataaaataaagattagGTAATGTAATCGACAACACAATAATGACACGAGGAAAGTatgatatgaaaataaaatgccATTATGCATCATCATGATTTTAAAGGTGTAGATGGTTCTGAATAGCAATTAGATAGTGTTTCTTTGGGACGGTCGCCTCTTTATTTTGacatcttccttttcttttcttttcttttcttttttaatcaattattcACTCAATCAAATGGAGACtacaacaattataaacaattttgTACAATTACCCTATAGtagtaaaaagttaaaaactagcAACTGGGCTGAACTCAAACAGCTAAAAATCCTATTGACTAGgacattaaacaataaaaaaagaaagaaaacaacaaacaTTTCAAACATATATagcaatagaaataaaaaagagaggaaagaatTTGATAAGGGCAATAATTTGCTACAAACTAAGTTGTAGTAACTTTTGTAAAAATACACACATATCAATGCCTCAAATAGACACATGTCCAaactatatttaaatgaaaattttcttgtcAAGATTGATTTTTTCACCAAATAGTCACTTGACATGTGTGCATTTTGCAAAATCCTTGTCCATCTGATAATGGGTTTGGGACCAATGACATTTGCTAGGACTTGCACAGCTGTGATTGAGGCAAGTTGGGTTGTGATGAGTTTGGTACAAGCTATGCCACGATGGTGTTGGCGAACTAGGTTGCTAATTGCTATAGGgaaccgagagagagagagagagagagagagagagagagagagagagagagagagagagagagagagagagagagagagagagagagagagagagagagagagagagagagatcatttTTAAAACCTTACATATGTGAGcgcatattttaaaataattatttcagaaaaaaaatatttttcttcatttatatttagatttgaaaaaaaaaaagaaaaaaaagaaagaaagcagaATGGCATTATCTTGGTGGTTTTAATGGAGATTGGATCGAGatggatgaaaaaattatattgaaaaCAAATGGGAGTTAAAaggaaaaccaaaaagaaacaaagtatTGGATATTGTGGAATAATGGATTTTGAAGCTCAGTAAGTGGACACGTTGATTGTTGCTTTGCGCTATTCTTTTATTTACGGTAAAGGTTTGGctttcaaacatgtttgaagcTTTGGGGTCTAATCATCATTTGGAAGATTAAATATGTCCTGTTTTGTGTAATGTGCATGACTCACTTAGTTAGTTAGACAACTTAGGTTAAGTGAGTCATACACATTACATATGATCATGACTAATGTCATCTTCCTGTTGGTGGTTGGAGCCaaactttatcatttatttaaacTAGTCGCAAACTCATGCGATATATAggaaaatgtaatataattattCTATAAGAATATGTAAATGgaacatataatatattttgt is a genomic window containing:
- the LOC142632309 gene encoding dof zinc finger protein DOF5.6, which produces MGLTSLQVCMDSSDWLQGTINDESGMDSSSPSGDMLTCSRPLIERRLRPPHDQALKCPRCDSTHTKFCYYNNYSLSQPRYFCKTCRRYWTKGGTLRNIPVGGGCRKNKKVSSKKPNDQPNQNHLGSSSSSHNPTDLQLSFPEVQYSQYSNILGTNGTLGNPTFMEAKYNNNGMLENSIRPIDFMENKLEAIVGNSRNYDFMGNGDHLGMVGGLGDHLSGHSLAPHFGLCSPFGMSNIDGNSGTFMDTCQRLMLPYDHANDQDHNAMDVKPNTKLLSLDWQDQGCSDAGKDSFAYINGLGSWSGMMNGYGPSTTNPLV